The genomic interval CTTCCTTCCCCTTTTTACTTTTTACCCAACCTAATTTATGCAAAACGGCAAGCTCTTTACGAACAATGACCGGATTGATGCAGATGCTTTCGGCAATCCATTCAGAACTCAGCCATTGGTTGGGAGACTTCGCCAATAAGGTAAGAATATGAATGATGGTTGCAAATCTTGCGTTGTTCATGACGGTACAAAGATAGGAACAAACACCAATAGTAATAAATATTATTACTATTATTACTTTCCTTGCCTACTTATTCCACATTCGTCAGCCGGATAGGCTGCGCCAGCTTTATCGATTCCATTGTTGTAGAATCACTCAACACACGTTTGAACCATTCCTCCGACTGCCCCGATCCCGCGCGTTCCATCAGGAAACGTCCAAGCGCAATCACTTCTTCATTGGCCATCCGCACCGAACCATGTGACTCAGCCTTACCCAATGATTCGAGGTCGGTAGTACCGTGTATGGTATATGGCATCTCGTAAATGATGCGAGCCCTTCCCATCGGATTTCCCTCCTCACCGGGTTTCTTGTAACTTTCATTCTTTGACCAGTCGCTATCAGGTGGCGTCCAGTCAGGGTTCCAATCGATCTGGTGTACCTCAAACTCGCCCACCGGCGTAGGGTATTCCTCTGTACCTACCGATATAGCATGTCGTTGTATTGTGTCGCTCCCTTCAAGGACATATAGCTGCCGTTCTGATATACTGATCAGCAGTCGAGTTTCGGCAGGCACAGGTTCAGACTGCGCCTCTTTTTTGCTTTCAGTGGTTCTATCCCTACAAGAACCGTAAACAAGTATT from Pedobacter indicus carries:
- a CDS encoding L,D-transpeptidase — encoded protein: MHNTTRYIFLFIAILVYGSCRDRTTESKKEAQSEPVPAETRLLISISERQLYVLEGSDTIQRHAISVGTEEYPTPVGEFEVHQIDWNPDWTPPDSDWSKNESYKKPGEEGNPMGRARIIYEMPYTIHGTTDLESLGKAESHGSVRMANEEVIALGRFLMERAGSGQSEEWFKRVLSDSTTMESIKLAQPIRLTNVE